The following proteins are co-located in the Chlorocebus sabaeus isolate Y175 chromosome 21, mChlSab1.0.hap1, whole genome shotgun sequence genome:
- the THAP5 gene encoding THAP domain-containing protein 5 isoform X1, protein MMPRYCAAICCKNRRGRNNKDRKLSFYPFPLHDKERLEKWLKNMKRDSWVPSKYQFLCSDHFTPDSLDIRWGIRYLKQTAVPTIFSLPEDNQGKDPSKKKSQKKNLEDEKEVCPKAKSEESFVLNETKKNIVNTNVPPQHPELLHSSSLVKPPAPKTGSIQNNMLTLNLVKQHTGKPESTLETSAYQDTGIGGFHTCFEDLNSTTITLTTSNSESIHQSLETQDVLEVTTDHLANPNFTSNSMEIKSAQENPFLFSTINQTVEELNTSKESVIAIFLPAENSKPSVNSFISTQKETMEMEDIDIEDSLCKDVDYGTEVLQIEHSYCRQDINKEHLWQKVSKLHSKITLLELKEQQTLGRLKSLEALVRQLKQENWLSEENVKIIENHFTTYEVTMI, encoded by the exons atttCCTCTACATGACAAAGAAAGACTGGAAAAGTGGTTAAAGAATATGAAGCGAGATTCATGGGTTCCCAGTAAATACCAGTTTCTATGTAGTGACCATTTTACTCCTGACTCTCTTGACATCAGATGGGGTATTCGATATTTAAAACAAACTGCAGTTCCAACAATATTTTCTTTGCCTGAAGACAATCAG ggAAAAGAcccttctaaaaaaaaatctcagaagaaaaacTTGGAAGATGAGAAAGAAGTATGCCCAAAAGCCAAGTCAGAAGAATCATTTGTATtaaatgagacaaagaaaaatatagttaACACAAATGTGCCCCCTCAACATCCAGAATTACTTCATTCATCTTCCTTGGTAAAGCCACCAGCTCCCAAAACAGGAAGTATACAAAATAACATGTTAACTCTTAATCTAGTTAAACAACATACTGGGAAACCAGAATCTACCTTGGAAACATCAGCTTACCAAGATACAGGTATAGGTGGTTTTCACACATGTTTTGAGGATCTGAATTCTACAACCATTACTTTGACAACTTCAAATTCAGAAAGTATTCATCAATCTTTGGAAACCCAAGACGTTCTTGAAGTAACTACCGATCATCTTGCTAATCCAAACTTCACAAGTAATTCCATGGAAATAAAGTCAGCACAGGAAAATCCGTTCTTATTCAGCACAATTAATCAAACAGTTGAAGAATTAAACACAAGTAAAGAATCTGTTATTGCCATTTTTTTACCTGCAGAAAATTCTAAACCTTCAGTTAATTCTTTTATATCTACCCAAAAAGAAACTATGGAAATGGAAGACATAGACATCGAAGACTCCTTGTGTAAGGATGTAGACTATGGGACAGAAGTTTTACAAATCGAACATTCTTACTGCAGACAAGATATAAATAAGGAACATCTTTGGCAGAAAGTCTCTAAGCTACATTCAAAGATAACTCTTCTAGAGTTAAAAGAGCAACAAACTCTAGGTAGACTGAAGTCTTTggaagctcttgtaaggcagttaAAGCAGGAAAACTGGCTATCCGAAGAAAATGTCAAGATTATAGAAAACCATTTTACAACATATGAAGTCACTATGATATAG
- the THAP5 gene encoding THAP domain-containing protein 5 isoform X3 — translation MLTLNLVKQHTGKPESTLETSAYQDTGIGGFHTCFEDLNSTTITLTTSNSESIHQSLETQDVLEVTTDHLANPNFTSNSMEIKSAQENPFLFSTINQTVEELNTSKESVIAIFLPAENSKPSVNSFISTQKETMEMEDIDIEDSLCKDVDYGTEVLQIEHSYCRQDINKEHLWQKVSKLHSKITLLELKEQQTLGRLKSLEALVRQLKQENWLSEENVKIIENHFTTYEVTMI, via the coding sequence ATGTTAACTCTTAATCTAGTTAAACAACATACTGGGAAACCAGAATCTACCTTGGAAACATCAGCTTACCAAGATACAGGTATAGGTGGTTTTCACACATGTTTTGAGGATCTGAATTCTACAACCATTACTTTGACAACTTCAAATTCAGAAAGTATTCATCAATCTTTGGAAACCCAAGACGTTCTTGAAGTAACTACCGATCATCTTGCTAATCCAAACTTCACAAGTAATTCCATGGAAATAAAGTCAGCACAGGAAAATCCGTTCTTATTCAGCACAATTAATCAAACAGTTGAAGAATTAAACACAAGTAAAGAATCTGTTATTGCCATTTTTTTACCTGCAGAAAATTCTAAACCTTCAGTTAATTCTTTTATATCTACCCAAAAAGAAACTATGGAAATGGAAGACATAGACATCGAAGACTCCTTGTGTAAGGATGTAGACTATGGGACAGAAGTTTTACAAATCGAACATTCTTACTGCAGACAAGATATAAATAAGGAACATCTTTGGCAGAAAGTCTCTAAGCTACATTCAAAGATAACTCTTCTAGAGTTAAAAGAGCAACAAACTCTAGGTAGACTGAAGTCTTTggaagctcttgtaaggcagttaAAGCAGGAAAACTGGCTATCCGAAGAAAATGTCAAGATTATAGAAAACCATTTTACAACATATGAAGTCACTATGATATAG
- the THAP5 gene encoding THAP domain-containing protein 5 isoform X2, producing MKRDSWVPSKYQFLCSDHFTPDSLDIRWGIRYLKQTAVPTIFSLPEDNQGKDPSKKKSQKKNLEDEKEVCPKAKSEESFVLNETKKNIVNTNVPPQHPELLHSSSLVKPPAPKTGSIQNNMLTLNLVKQHTGKPESTLETSAYQDTGIGGFHTCFEDLNSTTITLTTSNSESIHQSLETQDVLEVTTDHLANPNFTSNSMEIKSAQENPFLFSTINQTVEELNTSKESVIAIFLPAENSKPSVNSFISTQKETMEMEDIDIEDSLCKDVDYGTEVLQIEHSYCRQDINKEHLWQKVSKLHSKITLLELKEQQTLGRLKSLEALVRQLKQENWLSEENVKIIENHFTTYEVTMI from the exons ATGAAGCGAGATTCATGGGTTCCCAGTAAATACCAGTTTCTATGTAGTGACCATTTTACTCCTGACTCTCTTGACATCAGATGGGGTATTCGATATTTAAAACAAACTGCAGTTCCAACAATATTTTCTTTGCCTGAAGACAATCAG ggAAAAGAcccttctaaaaaaaaatctcagaagaaaaacTTGGAAGATGAGAAAGAAGTATGCCCAAAAGCCAAGTCAGAAGAATCATTTGTATtaaatgagacaaagaaaaatatagttaACACAAATGTGCCCCCTCAACATCCAGAATTACTTCATTCATCTTCCTTGGTAAAGCCACCAGCTCCCAAAACAGGAAGTATACAAAATAACATGTTAACTCTTAATCTAGTTAAACAACATACTGGGAAACCAGAATCTACCTTGGAAACATCAGCTTACCAAGATACAGGTATAGGTGGTTTTCACACATGTTTTGAGGATCTGAATTCTACAACCATTACTTTGACAACTTCAAATTCAGAAAGTATTCATCAATCTTTGGAAACCCAAGACGTTCTTGAAGTAACTACCGATCATCTTGCTAATCCAAACTTCACAAGTAATTCCATGGAAATAAAGTCAGCACAGGAAAATCCGTTCTTATTCAGCACAATTAATCAAACAGTTGAAGAATTAAACACAAGTAAAGAATCTGTTATTGCCATTTTTTTACCTGCAGAAAATTCTAAACCTTCAGTTAATTCTTTTATATCTACCCAAAAAGAAACTATGGAAATGGAAGACATAGACATCGAAGACTCCTTGTGTAAGGATGTAGACTATGGGACAGAAGTTTTACAAATCGAACATTCTTACTGCAGACAAGATATAAATAAGGAACATCTTTGGCAGAAAGTCTCTAAGCTACATTCAAAGATAACTCTTCTAGAGTTAAAAGAGCAACAAACTCTAGGTAGACTGAAGTCTTTggaagctcttgtaaggcagttaAAGCAGGAAAACTGGCTATCCGAAGAAAATGTCAAGATTATAGAAAACCATTTTACAACATATGAAGTCACTATGATATAG